Proteins encoded by one window of Haloarcula pelagica:
- a CDS encoding DUF7471 family protein yields MDLAGTWLGQDEAVLLLTVLTLATVGTTVLFLISLTATRRRQTRPYLLLTGAIGLLMVRSVVGIGTALGRVPMPVHHIAEHTSDFLIAVLVLAAIYSVGARFGAE; encoded by the coding sequence ATGGATCTCGCGGGCACGTGGCTCGGTCAGGACGAGGCAGTGCTGTTACTGACGGTGCTCACGCTCGCGACTGTCGGGACAACCGTCCTCTTCCTGATCTCGTTGACCGCCACGCGCCGACGGCAGACCCGTCCGTACCTCCTGTTGACCGGCGCGATCGGTCTCCTCATGGTCCGGTCCGTCGTCGGCATCGGCACGGCGCTGGGCCGGGTCCCGATGCCGGTCCACCACATCGCCGAGCACACTTCGGACTTCCTCATCGCCGTCCTGGTGCTCGCTGCGATCTACTCCGTCGGTGCCCGCTTCGGCGCGGAGTGA
- the cutA gene encoding divalent-cation tolerance protein CutA produces MPTVYITAPPDAAPRIARELVEERFAACVNRVDCASTYRWDDEIHQDDEEILLAKTTAERYPALVEHVEATHPYETPCIERFDEAETVPLFAEWRANATDG; encoded by the coding sequence ATGCCGACGGTCTACATCACGGCACCGCCCGACGCCGCGCCACGGATCGCCCGCGAACTCGTCGAGGAGCGGTTCGCGGCCTGTGTCAACCGCGTCGACTGTGCGTCGACGTATCGCTGGGACGACGAGATCCACCAGGACGACGAGGAGATCCTCCTGGCGAAGACGACCGCCGAGCGCTACCCGGCGCTGGTCGAACACGTGGAGGCCACCCACCCTTACGAAACGCCCTGTATCGAGCGGTTCGACGAGGCGGAGACGGTCCCGCTGTTCGCGGAGTGGCGCGCGAACGCGACCGACGGATGA
- a CDS encoding DUF7519 family protein has translation MRTDRPQVRLSTVVAVVAAIAVVAGTGRYSTLALGSGLLGFALVTVAVLTERQALLTLGCAGLVAAVLAAGAGRAPTLVVLAGTVAAAVAWDSGRTALTLADQLGPTADVTRLELVSIGSTLAVGCVAGAFVWRLARVELDRAPSVAPLLLLVAGIALAGALYYRGDAHSE, from the coding sequence ATGAGGACCGACCGCCCACAGGTCCGGCTGAGCACTGTCGTCGCAGTCGTCGCTGCCATCGCCGTGGTCGCGGGGACCGGTCGCTACTCGACGCTCGCGCTCGGCAGCGGCCTCCTCGGGTTCGCGCTCGTCACGGTGGCCGTGCTGACCGAGCGACAGGCGCTTCTCACTCTCGGCTGTGCTGGTCTCGTCGCCGCTGTCCTGGCCGCCGGGGCGGGCCGCGCGCCGACACTGGTCGTCCTCGCCGGGACCGTTGCGGCGGCGGTCGCCTGGGACAGCGGCCGGACGGCGCTCACACTCGCCGATCAGCTCGGACCGACCGCCGATGTGACCCGACTGGAACTCGTCTCGATCGGATCGACACTCGCCGTCGGCTGTGTCGCCGGTGCGTTCGTGTGGAGGCTCGCTCGCGTCGAACTCGACCGCGCCCCGTCGGTCGCACCGCTGTTGTTGCTCGTCGCGGGCATCGCGCTGGCTGGCGCCCTCTACTACCGCGGCGACGCCCACAGTGAGTGA
- a CDS encoding winged helix-turn-helix transcriptional regulator: protein MSSVRERVRDHVHANPGVHFNQLARDLDIATGQAQYHLRKLRRSGDVTAEEIRGRSHYFDDGYDAWERRVLGLYRRETAREIIVTLLEDGPLSAGTLTDRLGVARSTISWQVSSLRDAGIVEQQYGERGRAVVSLTRPDETQRLLQEVTPSLSDRLVDRFTRLVDASLAGSEEQR from the coding sequence ATGTCCTCGGTCAGAGAACGGGTCCGCGATCACGTCCACGCGAACCCGGGCGTCCACTTCAACCAGCTCGCCCGTGACCTCGACATCGCGACCGGGCAGGCCCAGTATCACCTGCGGAAGCTCCGCCGCTCGGGCGACGTGACCGCCGAGGAGATCAGGGGACGTTCGCACTACTTCGACGACGGGTACGACGCCTGGGAGCGCCGCGTCCTCGGGCTCTACCGGCGCGAGACCGCCCGCGAGATCATCGTCACTCTGCTGGAGGACGGCCCCCTCTCGGCGGGGACCCTGACCGACCGACTCGGCGTCGCCCGGAGCACGATCTCCTGGCAGGTCTCTTCGCTCCGTGACGCCGGAATCGTCGAACAGCAGTACGGCGAGCGGGGCCGCGCCGTCGTCTCGCTCACCCGGCCCGACGAGACGCAGCGACTCCTCCAGGAGGTGACGCCGTCGCTGTCGGACCGCCTCGTCGATCGGTTCACGCGCCTCGTCGACGCCAGTCTCGCTGGCAGCGAGGAGCAACGGTAG
- a CDS encoding DUF302 domain-containing protein — protein MLPIDPSAIDPADIGEKRATLEMDHETAVEHVREAFADAGFGFPVEFSPSELLNEKVDADRDPYYVLGACNPAVADRALDASDNRMGGLFPCNVVVWQEEPGVQTVYHVSIMRIARLTGMAPDDDEMADIIAQTGELVEEAYENL, from the coding sequence ATGCTTCCAATCGACCCGTCAGCGATCGATCCGGCCGACATCGGCGAGAAACGCGCCACACTGGAGATGGACCACGAGACAGCCGTCGAACACGTCCGCGAGGCGTTCGCGGACGCGGGCTTTGGCTTCCCGGTCGAGTTCTCCCCGTCGGAGTTGCTCAACGAGAAGGTCGACGCCGACCGCGATCCCTACTACGTGCTGGGCGCGTGCAACCCGGCGGTCGCCGACCGGGCGCTTGACGCCTCGGACAACAGGATGGGCGGGCTGTTCCCGTGTAACGTCGTCGTCTGGCAGGAAGAACCCGGTGTTCAGACAGTCTATCACGTCAGTATCATGCGGATCGCCCGACTGACCGGGATGGCCCCGGACGACGACGAGATGGCGGATATCATCGCACAGACCGGCGAACTCGTCGAGGAAGCCTACGAAAACCTCTGA
- a CDS encoding NosD domain-containing protein, whose translation MELTARRAVGGGVVLVVVAVVALSFAADLGSARPEPVPFDETVERGLSAEHSQIADERGVSVPKTEVFYSQYRYVVGYVGVEQAVAALREPGHEQQFGYPLTVYVSDYSGADPRCSGDGLLRVDVFPDWVPADRAHYVVGSDARVPGGTPVVPFAERADAARFVDACGGSVVGWDGLQSRSFDIDRASAVRSQVEPRHEWADSQVQAARERADRPVSVVVGRDEPTLAAAVEAAPANTTVRVPPGTYDGDVTIDKPLTVAGSGTRLRGNGTGSVVTVSADHVALVDLTIDGVGNETLGSPDVNGSDDGAWDHTVQQAYGNSDAGVTARNVSAPYVHNVTVETPASGFVLRRTPGAVLDGVAVDGTDEWDEGFMGVVGMHDRLVVQNATVSGGRDGVYLHRAHGTVVRNNSFHGGRFGTHLMYTSRALIADNVAREQLYSGVVVMTNPRGNAVVGNDIRRSGSGIMMAGARSYVAHNVVVDTGRALSTNAGQSVYEHNVLYGNEIGVAASTVVPSNRVVENDFVANERHAVSGPGPLRVYTHDGRGNYWSGAYGQSGSGPTLDRPYSPTDPVDRRLHRSDAAVVVREAPSVAALRELRGTTPGFRSASIVDRAPLRSPANPAVVERVRNRTQAMEADE comes from the coding sequence ATGGAACTGACGGCGCGGCGGGCGGTCGGCGGCGGCGTCGTCCTCGTCGTCGTCGCCGTGGTGGCGCTGTCGTTCGCGGCCGACCTGGGGTCGGCCAGACCCGAACCGGTGCCGTTCGACGAGACCGTCGAGCGGGGGCTCTCGGCCGAGCACTCACAGATCGCCGACGAGCGCGGCGTGAGCGTCCCGAAGACGGAGGTTTTCTACTCGCAGTACCGGTACGTCGTCGGCTACGTCGGCGTCGAGCAGGCGGTCGCGGCGCTCAGAGAGCCCGGCCACGAACAGCAGTTCGGCTATCCCCTGACGGTCTACGTCTCGGACTACAGCGGGGCCGACCCGCGGTGCAGCGGCGACGGCCTGCTCCGGGTCGACGTGTTCCCGGACTGGGTCCCCGCCGACCGCGCACACTACGTCGTCGGCAGCGACGCTCGGGTGCCGGGTGGGACGCCCGTCGTTCCCTTCGCGGAGCGGGCCGACGCGGCGCGGTTCGTCGACGCCTGTGGCGGGTCGGTCGTCGGCTGGGACGGGCTCCAGTCGCGGTCGTTCGACATCGACCGCGCATCGGCGGTCAGGTCACAGGTCGAACCACGCCACGAGTGGGCCGACAGCCAGGTCCAGGCGGCACGCGAACGCGCCGACCGGCCGGTGTCGGTCGTCGTCGGGCGTGACGAACCGACGCTCGCGGCCGCCGTCGAGGCCGCACCGGCGAACACCACGGTCAGGGTGCCGCCCGGCACCTACGACGGCGACGTGACGATCGACAAGCCGCTGACGGTGGCCGGCTCCGGGACCCGGCTCCGGGGGAACGGCACCGGATCGGTCGTCACGGTGTCGGCCGACCACGTGGCGCTCGTCGACCTGACCATCGACGGCGTGGGGAACGAGACGCTCGGATCGCCAGACGTGAACGGGTCGGACGACGGCGCGTGGGACCACACCGTCCAGCAGGCCTACGGCAACAGCGACGCGGGCGTCACCGCGCGGAACGTCTCGGCTCCGTACGTCCACAACGTCACCGTCGAGACGCCGGCGAGCGGGTTCGTCCTCCGTCGAACCCCCGGGGCAGTGCTCGACGGGGTCGCCGTCGACGGGACCGACGAGTGGGACGAGGGGTTCATGGGCGTCGTCGGGATGCACGATCGTCTCGTCGTCCAGAACGCGACGGTTTCGGGCGGGCGCGACGGCGTCTACCTCCACCGCGCCCACGGCACCGTCGTCAGGAACAACAGCTTCCACGGCGGCCGGTTCGGCACCCACCTGATGTACACCTCGCGCGCGCTGATCGCGGACAACGTCGCACGCGAACAGCTGTATTCGGGCGTCGTGGTGATGACGAACCCGCGGGGCAACGCCGTCGTCGGGAACGACATCAGACGCTCGGGGAGCGGGATCATGATGGCCGGCGCGCGGAGCTACGTCGCCCACAACGTCGTCGTCGACACGGGCCGTGCGCTCTCGACGAACGCCGGGCAGTCGGTGTACGAACACAACGTCCTCTACGGCAACGAGATCGGAGTCGCGGCCTCGACGGTGGTCCCCTCGAACCGCGTGGTCGAGAACGACTTCGTGGCCAACGAGCGCCACGCCGTCTCCGGACCGGGACCGCTCCGGGTCTACACGCACGACGGGCGGGGTAACTACTGGAGCGGCGCGTACGGCCAGTCCGGGTCGGGCCCGACGCTCGACCGGCCCTACTCCCCGACCGACCCCGTCGACAGGCGGCTCCACCGGTCGGACGCGGCCGTCGTCGTGCGGGAAGCGCCGAGCGTGGCCGCCCTCCGGGAACTCCGCGGGACGACGCCCGGGTTCCGGTCGGCCAGCATCGTCGACCGCGCGCCGTTACGTTCGCCGGCCAACCCCGCCGTCGTAGAGCGAGTCCGCAACCGGACGCAGGCGATGGAGGCAGACGAATGA
- a CDS encoding nitrous oxide reductase accessory protein NosL has translation MPFRTDLSATRRRVLTGLVGVTLAGGAGCLGTPAQQSPVPFDDGWSCDQCGMTISQQPGPVGQTYYADEPSLGHDGPARFCSSLCTYRHRFDTETRGWTPSVTYLTDYSTVDYSVRSDGGRSVISPHPDADALASTDELTIAAGTGLEGAMGPALVPFSDSADARTFAEEYGGSTLPATEVTRQLVSGR, from the coding sequence ATGCCATTTCGAACCGATCTGTCGGCGACCCGGCGCCGGGTTCTCACCGGCCTCGTCGGCGTGACACTCGCTGGCGGCGCGGGCTGTCTCGGAACTCCGGCACAGCAGTCGCCGGTTCCGTTCGACGACGGCTGGAGCTGCGACCAGTGCGGGATGACGATCTCCCAACAACCCGGCCCGGTCGGCCAGACCTACTACGCCGACGAGCCGTCGCTGGGTCACGACGGGCCGGCGCGGTTCTGTTCGTCGCTCTGTACCTACCGCCACCGGTTCGACACCGAGACTCGCGGCTGGACGCCCTCGGTGACCTACCTGACCGACTACAGCACCGTCGACTACTCGGTCCGGTCGGACGGGGGACGGTCGGTCATCTCACCACACCCCGACGCCGACGCTCTCGCATCGACCGACGAGCTGACCATCGCTGCCGGTACCGGTCTCGAAGGGGCCATGGGACCCGCGCTGGTGCCGTTCAGCGACTCCGCCGACGCGCGCACCTTCGCCGAGGAGTACGGCGGATCGACCCTCCCGGCGACGGAAGTGACCCGCCAACTGGTGAGCGGCCGCTGA
- a CDS encoding class I SAM-dependent methyltransferase, translating to MGFHTFDADRADNLEDVSRFRYCSRDELIGHMAVGREAVVADLGSGTGFYTDEIAPFVGTVYAVDVQQAMHDYYRSKGLPENVEPVTSDIASLPFADGELDAAVSTMTFHEFATPESLAELHRVTADGGRVVVADWTARGTGDAGPPLDERYDAAVAAEQFRDAGFTVTHEMERPDTFVVVATV from the coding sequence ATGGGGTTTCACACCTTCGACGCCGACCGGGCGGACAACCTGGAGGATGTCTCCCGGTTCCGGTACTGCTCCCGTGACGAACTGATCGGACACATGGCGGTCGGCCGGGAGGCCGTCGTCGCCGACCTCGGGAGCGGGACCGGCTTCTACACGGACGAGATCGCGCCGTTCGTCGGGACCGTCTACGCCGTCGACGTGCAACAGGCGATGCACGACTACTACCGATCGAAGGGGCTCCCGGAGAACGTCGAGCCAGTGACGAGCGACATCGCCTCGCTCCCCTTCGCCGACGGCGAACTCGACGCCGCCGTCTCGACGATGACGTTCCACGAGTTCGCGACCCCGGAGAGCCTCGCGGAGCTTCACCGGGTGACGGCCGACGGAGGCCGCGTGGTCGTCGCCGACTGGACGGCACGGGGCACTGGCGACGCCGGGCCGCCACTGGACGAACGCTACGACGCCGCAGTCGCGGCCGAGCAGTTCCGGGACGCCGGCTTCACCGTCACACACGAGATGGAACGGCCCGATACGTTCGTCGTGGTCGCGACGGTGTGA
- the trxA gene encoding thioredoxin: protein MSDNEPIEEIREQKIEDLQSEQESGDDAPAEPIQIGSSEDLSEAVERYDVVLADFYADWCGPCKMIAPVVEEIAAETGAAVAKIDVDANQPLAAEYGVRGVPTLVLFAGGESVEQMVGVQQKGDLVAKIEQYGS from the coding sequence ATGAGCGACAACGAGCCGATCGAGGAGATCCGGGAACAGAAGATCGAGGACCTGCAGTCCGAGCAAGAGTCGGGAGACGACGCCCCCGCCGAGCCGATCCAGATCGGATCGAGCGAGGACCTCTCGGAGGCCGTCGAGCGCTACGACGTAGTGCTCGCGGACTTCTACGCGGACTGGTGTGGCCCGTGTAAGATGATCGCGCCGGTCGTCGAGGAGATCGCGGCCGAGACCGGTGCGGCGGTCGCGAAGATCGACGTAGACGCCAACCAGCCACTGGCCGCCGAGTACGGCGTTCGGGGCGTCCCCACGCTGGTCCTGTTCGCCGGCGGCGAGTCCGTCGAACAGATGGTCGGGGTCCAGCAGAAAGGCGACCTCGTCGCGAAGATCGAGCAGTACGGTTCCTGA
- a CDS encoding ABC transporter ATP-binding protein, with amino-acid sequence MTDEPFLTATDLTREFGDVTALSGATVSIDPDGITALVGPNGSGKTTLLRLLAGVDTPTSGTVDYDGPDSERRIGYLQQRPSFRPGFTVRETIAFYADLVDADPDRLLERVGLDAVPDRPVEGLSGGMTRLLGIAQALAGDPPVVVLDEPASGLDPAMSGRVFDIVTDIASDGRAVVLSSHELPLVGRAADEVVVLEAGGVVTTASPAEIEARTGGPLHETFTAVLDGDAGVVSATEGDR; translated from the coding sequence ATGACGGACGAACCCTTCCTGACGGCGACCGACCTGACCCGGGAGTTCGGCGACGTGACAGCGCTCTCGGGGGCGACGGTCTCGATCGATCCCGACGGCATCACCGCGCTAGTCGGCCCGAACGGCTCGGGCAAGACCACGCTGTTGCGGTTGCTCGCCGGTGTCGACACGCCGACCAGCGGGACCGTCGACTACGACGGCCCCGACTCGGAGCGCCGGATCGGCTACCTCCAGCAACGTCCCTCGTTCAGGCCGGGCTTTACCGTCCGGGAGACGATCGCGTTCTACGCCGATCTGGTCGACGCCGACCCCGACCGACTCCTGGAACGGGTCGGCCTCGACGCGGTCCCCGATCGGCCGGTCGAAGGCCTCTCGGGCGGAATGACGAGACTGCTCGGGATCGCCCAGGCGCTGGCCGGCGATCCGCCGGTCGTGGTGCTCGACGAACCGGCCAGCGGGCTCGACCCGGCGATGAGCGGCCGCGTGTTCGACATCGTGACCGACATCGCAAGCGACGGCCGGGCCGTCGTCCTCAGCTCTCACGAACTCCCGCTCGTCGGCCGGGCCGCCGACGAAGTCGTCGTTCTGGAGGCAGGCGGCGTCGTCACGACCGCGTCGCCGGCCGAGATCGAGGCTCGGACCGGCGGACCGCTACACGAGACGTTCACTGCGGTGCTCGACGGGGACGCCGGCGTCGTGTCCGCGACGGAGGGGGATCGATGA
- a CDS encoding DUF58 domain-containing protein — translation MRRREWLAGAGLAAFALGVIALAAPGVVGIGVRRYVVALAGLLALWQLLKLARRRLGASPRTTATPDVARTPPIEPPGRSFDAVFDRYGDDVDALGVRGRLQTRLAHLVTDVLDRYGDDATSPGDAVRSGNWTDDPEAAAFLGGLDAPSPGLGARIADRLGGRTTFQRRRGSAVAELVALAGVDTAGDTPRRSWPRRLRRSLGGLGRSPDANGWTTAPFDGTVTRPTGRWHGTTVVAMAAIGVGVLTDTPALLFVGAVAVAYAGHARLTAPPDPNLTVERALTPSDPDPDTPVEVTVTVGNEGDRLLPDLRLVDGVPRGLSIAEGAATAGTALRPGAEITLEYTVTARRGTHEFGPLAVLARDTAGAREVETTVSVTGDTDLCCRPRLGSLDRPVPTRTHATRRGGLVETTESGAGTEFFGVREYERGDPLAWIDWNRLARTGEFATLQFREQRAVTVVFVVDATDSATVGPPDADETAAERCVAAAGRLVGTALDGGNHAGLAAVGAADCWLAPGAGRSHRVAARDFLARTPALAPGRHGDQPSDRWARTLRQRLPEDAQVVVLSPLCDDRIATGVRRLHADGYPVTVLSPDPTARRSDPERVAAVTRRLRLSDLRAGGVPVLDWEWDDSLDVALADRRARR, via the coding sequence GTGCGTAGGCGCGAGTGGCTCGCCGGCGCCGGTCTCGCCGCGTTCGCACTCGGAGTGATCGCCCTGGCCGCACCCGGCGTCGTGGGGATCGGGGTTCGCCGGTACGTCGTCGCACTGGCCGGGCTGCTGGCACTGTGGCAACTTCTCAAGCTCGCTCGTCGCCGCCTCGGCGCGTCCCCGCGGACCACGGCGACACCGGACGTGGCTCGGACGCCGCCGATCGAACCGCCAGGGCGGTCCTTCGATGCGGTGTTCGACCGCTACGGCGACGATGTCGACGCGCTCGGCGTCCGGGGTCGTCTCCAGACGCGGCTGGCCCACCTGGTGACCGACGTTCTCGACCGGTACGGGGACGACGCCACGAGTCCGGGCGACGCCGTTCGATCCGGGAACTGGACCGACGACCCGGAGGCGGCCGCCTTCCTCGGTGGGCTCGACGCACCGTCACCTGGTCTGGGAGCCCGGATCGCCGACCGCCTCGGGGGGCGGACGACGTTCCAGCGGCGCCGCGGCAGCGCTGTCGCCGAACTGGTCGCCCTCGCAGGAGTCGACACGGCGGGAGACACGCCACGGCGCTCGTGGCCGCGCCGACTCCGCCGCTCGCTGGGCGGACTGGGCCGGTCGCCCGACGCGAACGGCTGGACGACGGCGCCGTTCGACGGCACAGTCACGCGACCGACGGGGAGGTGGCACGGGACGACCGTGGTGGCGATGGCCGCCATCGGCGTCGGCGTGTTGACCGACACGCCGGCGCTGCTGTTCGTCGGCGCGGTCGCGGTCGCCTACGCCGGCCACGCGCGCCTGACCGCGCCGCCCGACCCGAACCTGACGGTCGAGCGCGCCCTCACGCCGTCCGACCCCGACCCGGACACCCCAGTCGAGGTGACCGTCACCGTCGGAAACGAGGGCGACCGTCTCCTCCCCGATCTCAGGCTGGTCGACGGCGTCCCCCGGGGACTGTCGATCGCCGAGGGGGCGGCGACGGCCGGCACTGCGCTCCGCCCCGGGGCGGAGATCACGCTGGAGTACACCGTCACCGCCCGCCGCGGGACTCACGAGTTCGGTCCGCTCGCGGTCCTCGCCCGGGATACTGCCGGCGCCCGTGAGGTCGAGACGACGGTTTCGGTGACCGGGGACACGGACCTATGTTGCCGTCCGCGGCTGGGTTCGCTCGACCGGCCGGTACCGACCCGGACACACGCGACACGCCGGGGCGGCCTCGTCGAGACCACCGAGAGCGGCGCCGGGACCGAGTTCTTCGGCGTGCGCGAGTACGAGCGGGGCGACCCCCTCGCCTGGATCGACTGGAACCGCCTCGCCCGCACCGGCGAGTTCGCCACGCTCCAGTTCCGCGAGCAGCGGGCGGTGACGGTGGTGTTCGTCGTCGACGCAACCGACAGCGCGACCGTCGGTCCGCCCGACGCCGACGAGACGGCCGCCGAGCGCTGTGTCGCCGCGGCCGGCCGACTCGTCGGAACCGCTCTCGACGGCGGTAACCACGCCGGCCTCGCGGCCGTCGGGGCAGCGGACTGCTGGCTGGCGCCGGGTGCGGGCCGGTCCCACCGCGTCGCCGCACGGGACTTCCTCGCTCGGACGCCCGCGCTCGCTCCCGGACGGCACGGCGATCAGCCGTCCGACCGGTGGGCCAGGACCCTCCGACAGCGCCTCCCCGAGGACGCACAGGTGGTCGTCCTGTCCCCGCTGTGTGACGACCGGATCGCTACGGGCGTGCGGCGCCTGCACGCCGACGGGTATCCCGTCACGGTCCTGAGTCCCGATCCGACGGCCCGCCGATCCGACCCGGAGCGGGTCGCCGCCGTCACCCGTCGACTGCGACTCAGCGACCTCCGCGCCGGCGGGGTCCCGGTCCTCGACTGGGAGTGGGACGACTCGCTTGACGTGGCACTTGCCGACCGGAGGGCGCGGCGATGA
- a CDS encoding sulfite exporter TauE/SafE family protein, whose protein sequence is MELFGTSVLLLGLFVGFGLLIGILFGFFGMGGSFLVTPALLVMGYPTRVAVGSGLAFVFGTSVIATLKHRDLGQVDYKLGISMIVGTTAGIEVGKEIVLHLESLGLAGGIISVTYVVLLGGIGAFVTYEALKGGDGGGVSHDADATATQDIPDIAKKIQSYHIPPMLSLRGGITASLWLVLAVAFATGLLSGFLGVGGGFIRMPALFYLIGVPVPVAVGTDLFEIVFSGGLGSLLYAQSGGVDLSIVAPLLAGSALGARLGSAATDLVDEEEIKVYFGVMLLLGAAAVALRQLGETYAVDVLNTVSFVIIIGAALLVSGAVVSSALAALRERDDAGHSTSAD, encoded by the coding sequence ATGGAACTGTTCGGGACGAGCGTGCTGTTGCTGGGGCTGTTCGTCGGCTTCGGCCTGCTCATCGGCATCCTGTTCGGCTTTTTCGGCATGGGCGGGTCCTTCCTGGTCACGCCCGCGCTGCTGGTCATGGGCTATCCCACCCGGGTCGCGGTCGGGAGCGGACTGGCCTTCGTCTTCGGGACCTCGGTCATCGCGACGCTGAAACACCGCGACCTCGGACAGGTCGACTACAAACTCGGGATCTCGATGATCGTCGGCACGACAGCCGGCATCGAGGTCGGCAAGGAGATCGTCCTCCACCTCGAATCGCTCGGCCTGGCCGGCGGGATCATCAGCGTCACGTACGTCGTCTTGCTCGGCGGCATCGGCGCGTTCGTCACCTACGAGGCGCTCAAGGGCGGCGACGGCGGCGGCGTGAGCCACGACGCCGACGCAACGGCAACACAGGACATCCCCGACATCGCGAAGAAGATCCAATCGTACCACATCCCGCCGATGCTCTCGCTGCGTGGCGGCATCACCGCCTCGCTGTGGCTCGTCCTCGCCGTGGCCTTCGCGACGGGGCTGTTGTCGGGCTTCCTCGGCGTCGGCGGCGGCTTCATCCGCATGCCCGCGTTGTTCTACCTGATCGGCGTCCCGGTGCCGGTCGCCGTCGGGACGGACCTGTTCGAGATCGTCTTCTCGGGCGGGCTGGGATCGCTCCTGTACGCCCAGTCCGGCGGTGTCGACCTGAGCATCGTCGCGCCGCTGCTCGCCGGCAGCGCGCTCGGTGCACGACTGGGCTCCGCAGCCACCGACCTCGTCGATGAAGAGGAGATCAAAGTCTACTTCGGCGTCATGCTGTTGCTCGGCGCCGCCGCGGTCGCACTGCGGCAGCTCGGCGAGACGTACGCCGTCGACGTGCTCAACACGGTCAGCTTCGTCATCATCATCGGCGCGGCGCTACTGGTCAGCGGTGCAGTCGTCTCCAGCGCACTCGCGGCGCTGCGGGAACGGGACGACGCCGGCCACTCGACGAGCGCGGACTGA
- a CDS encoding DUF7512 family protein, producing the protein MFGLEQLSGTPQAVALVGLVLLEAVVLYVGYGELERALGPALLRAITER; encoded by the coding sequence ATGTTCGGGCTTGAGCAACTGAGCGGGACCCCGCAGGCGGTCGCGCTCGTCGGTCTCGTCCTGCTGGAAGCCGTCGTGTTGTACGTCGGCTACGGCGAACTGGAACGCGCGCTCGGGCCGGCGTTACTGCGGGCCATCACGGAGCGATGA
- a CDS encoding helix-turn-helix domain-containing protein, whose product MPDSMSEYLQQDMECEGLLECFHGLKQLDREIFGHITAAGGSMTVEEIAEEVDRDHSTAYRSVQRLLNAGFIQKEQVNYDHGGYYHVYHPTDPDQMAEDMQRMLNDWYAKMGQLIQEFREKYDQPQTASAEQ is encoded by the coding sequence ATGCCAGATTCGATGAGCGAGTACCTCCAGCAGGATATGGAGTGTGAGGGGTTGCTGGAGTGTTTCCACGGGCTCAAACAGCTAGATCGGGAGATCTTCGGCCACATCACGGCCGCCGGTGGGTCGATGACCGTCGAGGAGATCGCCGAGGAAGTCGACCGAGACCACTCGACTGCGTATCGGTCCGTCCAGCGGTTGTTGAACGCTGGGTTCATCCAGAAAGAACAGGTCAACTACGACCACGGCGGCTACTACCACGTCTACCATCCGACCGATCCCGACCAGATGGCCGAGGACATGCAGCGGATGCTCAACGACTGGTACGCCAAGATGGGGCAGTTGATCCAGGAGTTCCGGGAGAAGTACGACCAGCCACAGACGGCCTCCGCGGAGCAGTAG
- a CDS encoding ferritin-like domain-containing protein, producing the protein MTDQEVVDLLRDAYNDEIETVMNYMTNAIVLDGVRAEEIKDSLQQDIQEELNHAQQLGERLKQLDARPPGSAEFQMRQETLQPPEESTDVLSVIEGVIDAEESAVEMYRELASKADAADDPVTEDLAVTILADEEAHRTEFRGYRKEYRAD; encoded by the coding sequence ATGACAGATCAAGAGGTCGTCGACCTGCTCCGTGACGCGTACAACGACGAGATCGAGACCGTGATGAACTACATGACGAACGCCATCGTCCTCGATGGCGTCCGCGCCGAGGAGATCAAAGACAGCCTCCAGCAGGACATCCAGGAGGAACTCAACCACGCACAGCAACTGGGCGAGCGACTGAAGCAACTCGACGCGCGCCCGCCGGGCTCTGCCGAGTTCCAGATGCGCCAGGAGACCCTCCAGCCGCCCGAGGAGAGCACGGACGTACTGTCGGTCATCGAGGGCGTGATCGACGCCGAGGAGAGCGCCGTCGAGATGTATCGCGAACTCGCGTCGAAAGCCGACGCGGCCGACGACCCCGTGACGGAAGACTTGGCCGTGACCATCCTCGCCGACGAGGAGGCCCACCGGACCGAGTTCCGCGGCTACCGCAAGGAGTACCGCGCGGACTGA